One window of the Haloarcula halobia genome contains the following:
- a CDS encoding DUF7111 family protein — protein sequence MTDSEPATEASAGGVTARYYETEAERVLTFESESGTAAVAQNREGYAMLKVRPTADGDELERYYGFDMALDHAAELLGADPHSLPVPGAADDMGM from the coding sequence ATGACCGACTCCGAGCCAGCGACCGAGGCGTCCGCCGGCGGTGTCACCGCCCGCTACTACGAGACGGAGGCCGAGCGCGTGCTGACCTTCGAGAGCGAGTCCGGGACGGCGGCTGTCGCACAGAACCGCGAGGGCTACGCGATGCTCAAGGTCCGCCCGACGGCCGACGGCGACGAACTCGAGCGGTACTACGGGTTCGACATGGCCCTGGACCACGCCGCCGAGTTGCTGGGGGCCGACCCCCACTCGCTGCCGGTTCCGGGGGCGGCCGACGACATGGGGATGTGA
- a CDS encoding HTTM domain-containing protein yields MARRAGTAWLCRALASRFAVDTRALAVFRVALATLLLVDLARRATDLVAFYTDHGVFPRALLPVVEPGYQYLSLHVLSGAAWVQWTLFAVAALAAVSLLVGYRTRLALLVSLVLLVSIQARNPAILNSGDTLFRRLLFWSLFLPLGERWAVDATGEDWRPAVVGPATAGLLLQVVAVYATNAVVKFRADVWLRGDAVRYAFQLDHFTVLLGDVLAGHATLLTLADWGWVTLLVASPLLVALTGYPRAALAAAFAPVHLGMVLTLSLGIFPLVSVTALVPFVPPVVWDRLQRRGPTGLGALAGTLPDRRDSFQVPGGVRSLARAAAVVCLVALLAVNAVGLGLVAPPAGTPDAVADRSWDMFAPSPPLGTWWYAAPATLASGQRVDALRRGPVDLSRPPDAAGTYPNERWRKFLDDARREPALQRSLVAHLCWRWNRAHEDEMVAVRLVQLREPTDLDGPETVEREQFAAFECADVS; encoded by the coding sequence ATGGCCCGACGCGCCGGCACGGCATGGCTCTGCCGCGCCCTCGCTTCGCGGTTCGCCGTCGACACGCGAGCGCTGGCGGTCTTTCGCGTCGCGCTGGCGACGCTCCTGCTCGTCGACCTGGCGCGGCGGGCGACGGACCTCGTGGCCTTCTACACCGACCACGGCGTGTTTCCGCGGGCGCTGCTGCCCGTGGTCGAACCGGGCTACCAGTACCTCTCGCTGCACGTCCTCTCCGGGGCCGCGTGGGTCCAGTGGACGCTCTTTGCTGTCGCGGCGCTCGCGGCCGTCTCCCTGCTCGTCGGCTACCGGACCCGCCTGGCACTCCTCGTCTCGCTTGTCCTGCTGGTCTCGATACAGGCCCGTAACCCCGCGATTCTGAACAGCGGCGACACGCTCTTTCGCCGCCTGCTGTTCTGGAGTCTGTTCCTCCCGCTGGGCGAGCGGTGGGCCGTCGACGCTACGGGCGAGGACTGGCGGCCGGCGGTCGTCGGCCCGGCGACGGCGGGCCTCCTGCTCCAGGTCGTCGCCGTCTACGCGACCAACGCCGTCGTGAAGTTCCGCGCCGACGTCTGGCTCCGGGGCGACGCGGTCCGCTACGCCTTCCAGCTGGACCATTTCACGGTACTGCTGGGCGACGTGCTGGCCGGCCACGCGACGCTCCTGACGCTGGCCGACTGGGGGTGGGTAACGCTCCTGGTCGCGTCGCCGCTGCTCGTCGCCCTGACGGGTTACCCGCGGGCCGCGCTGGCGGCCGCCTTCGCCCCGGTGCACCTCGGGATGGTGCTGACACTCTCGCTGGGCATCTTCCCGCTGGTGTCGGTGACCGCGCTCGTCCCGTTCGTCCCGCCGGTCGTCTGGGACCGCCTCCAGCGACGCGGGCCGACCGGACTGGGGGCGCTCGCCGGGACACTGCCCGACCGGCGGGACTCTTTTCAGGTGCCAGGGGGGGTCCGCTCGCTCGCCCGCGCGGCCGCGGTGGTCTGTCTCGTCGCCCTCCTGGCCGTCAACGCCGTCGGCCTGGGGCTGGTTGCACCGCCCGCGGGGACGCCCGACGCCGTCGCCGACCGGTCGTGGGACATGTTCGCGCCGTCGCCGCCACTGGGGACGTGGTGGTACGCCGCACCGGCGACGCTCGCGTCGGGCCAGCGAGTCGACGCGCTGCGCCGCGGGCCGGTCGACCTCTCGCGACCGCCGGACGCCGCGGGGACCTACCCCAACGAGCGCTGGCGGAAGTTCCTCGACGACGCGAGACGCGAACCGGCGCTCCAGCGGTCGCTGGTCGCTCACCTGTGCTGGCGGTGGAACCGGGCCCACGAGGACGAGATGGTCGCAGTCCGCCTGGTCCAGCTGCGCGAACCGACGGACCTCGACGGCCCCGAGACGGTCGAACGCGAGCAGTTCGCGGCGTTCGAGTGTGCGGACGTCTCCTGA
- a CDS encoding PadR family transcriptional regulator — MSKWLQSGRRRDMCILLAGAEDGELSGQRLKTRLEDRYDTRIEPRSFYGALEAMADAGFVEKRVDGIAEKYALTEAGERRLREQYEWMGDHLD, encoded by the coding sequence ATGAGCAAGTGGTTACAGAGCGGGCGCCGACGGGACATGTGTATCCTCCTCGCCGGCGCCGAGGACGGGGAACTGTCCGGCCAGCGGCTCAAGACCCGGCTGGAGGACCGCTACGACACGCGCATCGAGCCCCGGAGTTTCTACGGGGCGCTGGAGGCGATGGCGGACGCGGGGTTCGTCGAGAAGCGCGTCGACGGCATCGCCGAGAAGTACGCCCTGACCGAGGCCGGCGAGCGACGCCTCCGCGAGCAGTACGAGTGGATGGGAGACCACCTGGACTAG
- a CDS encoding acyl-CoA dehydrogenase: protein MDFSPTQEQRQIRAMVAEFVDEEVVPRAGDIDANDEFPADLVSEMADLGLLGMPIPEEYGGAGLDYHSYAMALEEISRGSGGLGTIVAAHVSLACNMIYEFGDEAQKEAYLVPLAEGEDVGAFALSEAGAGSDVPAMETTARREGDEYVVNGGKLWISNGSVADTVVLFAKTDPDAGNRGISSFVVRPETDDGFVVEGTEHKLGDKGCPTAELRFDDLRLPESRRLGEEGRGFVHALKTLNGGRITIAARGVGIAQAALDAAIEYAQEREQFDQPIAEFQAIQHKLADMDTKTTAARMLMHRAADKKMRGERFVKEAAQAKLYASEVSREVANEGIQIHGGYGYTQDFPVERFFRDAKLNEIYEGTSEVLRNTIADQLLE from the coding sequence ATGGATTTCAGTCCGACCCAGGAGCAGCGCCAGATACGGGCGATGGTCGCGGAGTTCGTCGACGAGGAAGTGGTCCCCCGGGCCGGCGACATCGACGCGAACGACGAGTTCCCCGCCGACCTCGTCTCGGAGATGGCCGACCTCGGCCTGCTGGGGATGCCCATCCCCGAGGAGTACGGCGGCGCCGGCCTGGACTACCACAGTTACGCGATGGCCTTAGAGGAGATCTCGCGCGGGAGCGGCGGCCTCGGGACCATCGTCGCCGCCCACGTCTCGCTGGCCTGCAACATGATATACGAGTTCGGCGACGAGGCCCAGAAGGAGGCGTACCTCGTCCCGCTCGCCGAGGGCGAGGACGTCGGTGCCTTCGCCCTCTCGGAGGCCGGCGCGGGCAGCGACGTGCCAGCGATGGAGACGACGGCGCGCCGCGAGGGCGACGAGTACGTCGTCAACGGCGGGAAACTGTGGATCTCGAACGGGTCGGTCGCCGATACGGTCGTCCTCTTCGCGAAGACGGACCCCGACGCGGGCAACAGGGGCATCTCCTCGTTCGTCGTCCGCCCCGAGACCGACGACGGGTTCGTCGTCGAGGGGACCGAGCACAAACTCGGTGACAAGGGCTGCCCGACGGCGGAACTGCGCTTCGACGACCTGCGACTGCCCGAATCGCGACGGCTCGGCGAGGAGGGACGGGGCTTCGTCCACGCGCTGAAGACGCTCAACGGCGGGCGCATCACCATCGCCGCCCGCGGGGTCGGCATCGCACAGGCCGCGCTCGACGCGGCCATCGAGTACGCGCAGGAGCGCGAGCAGTTCGACCAGCCCATCGCGGAGTTCCAGGCCATCCAGCACAAGCTGGCCGACATGGACACGAAGACGACGGCCGCGCGAATGCTGATGCACCGCGCGGCGGACAAGAAGATGCGCGGCGAGCGGTTCGTCAAGGAAGCCGCCCAGGCCAAGCTCTACGCCTCCGAGGTCTCCCGCGAGGTCGCGAACGAGGGCATCCAGATTCACGGCGGCTACGGCTACACCCAGGACTTCCCCGTCGAACGGTTCTTCCGGGACGCCAAGCTCAACGAGATATACGAGGGGACCAGCGAAGTGCTCCGGAACACCATCGCCGACCAGCTGCTCGAGTAG
- a CDS encoding 3-hydroxyacyl-CoA dehydrogenase family protein has product MKLDQIDTVGVVGTGTMGSGIAQVAATADYDVVMRDVNQQLVSEGFDAIEESLNRLVARGAVSEGESAAARERIEGTTDLADLAAADLVVEAVTEDMDLKQTVFEELSEVCGPETVLATNTSTLSVTTIASVTDHPEHVLGLHFMNPVPIMKGVEVVVGERTGAETLRLAHDFAADLDKETWEADDKPGFVVNRILMPWINEGVRALDEGVAEKADIDRGMTLGTNVPMGPLELADHIGLDVVLDASETLHEELGDRYQPAYLLKRKVAAGDLGKKTGAGFYEYE; this is encoded by the coding sequence ATGAAGCTGGACCAGATAGACACCGTCGGTGTCGTCGGTACGGGGACGATGGGGAGCGGTATCGCTCAGGTCGCGGCGACCGCAGACTACGACGTCGTGATGCGCGACGTGAACCAGCAGCTGGTCTCGGAGGGGTTCGACGCCATCGAGGAGAGTCTCAACCGACTGGTCGCGCGCGGGGCCGTCTCCGAGGGCGAGTCGGCTGCCGCCCGCGAGCGCATCGAGGGCACGACGGATCTCGCCGACCTGGCGGCCGCCGACCTGGTCGTCGAGGCGGTCACCGAGGACATGGACCTCAAACAGACGGTCTTCGAGGAGCTGTCGGAGGTCTGTGGGCCGGAGACGGTCCTGGCGACCAACACCAGCACGCTCTCGGTGACGACCATCGCGAGCGTCACCGACCACCCCGAACACGTGCTGGGGCTGCACTTCATGAACCCGGTCCCGATAATGAAAGGCGTCGAGGTGGTCGTCGGCGAGCGGACGGGCGCCGAGACGCTGCGCCTTGCGCACGACTTCGCGGCCGACCTTGACAAGGAGACGTGGGAGGCCGACGACAAACCGGGCTTCGTCGTCAACCGCATCCTGATGCCGTGGATAAACGAAGGGGTCCGTGCCCTCGACGAAGGGGTCGCCGAGAAGGCCGACATCGACCGCGGGATGACCCTGGGGACCAACGTTCCGATGGGACCGCTCGAGCTGGCCGACCACATCGGCCTGGACGTCGTCCTCGACGCGAGCGAGACGCTCCACGAGGAACTCGGCGACCGGTACCAGCCCGCGTACCTCCTCAAGCGGAAGGTCGCCGCCGGCGACCTCGGGAAGAAGACCGGCGCCGGGTTCTACGAGTACGAGTAG
- a CDS encoding class 1 fructose-bisphosphatase, translating to MSKSLETPTSTTDRTIDTILDTISSTTTDVRSAIAGHREAAGTTNPTGDSQLAADVRADELFERRMLDIDGVATYASEERESLATADGRLHVAMDPLDGSSNLVPNSGMGTIFGVYSERPPTSGRNLLAAGFVIYGPATTMVVARDGHVREYIVEAGEQRLVDDDVTLPEDPTVFGFGGGEDSWTDSFTGYADEIRQELKLRYGGAMIADISQVLSYGGVFAYPALQSRPEGKLRIQFEGQPMAYVIETAGGRSSDGTQSLLEPEPATLHERTPLHLGNAALIDRLEASLQ from the coding sequence ATGAGCAAGTCACTCGAAACCCCGACCAGTACGACCGACCGGACGATCGATACTATTCTCGACACCATCTCGTCGACGACGACGGACGTTCGCTCGGCTATCGCCGGCCACCGGGAGGCGGCCGGGACGACCAACCCCACCGGCGACTCGCAGCTGGCCGCCGACGTCAGAGCAGACGAGCTGTTCGAGCGTCGCATGCTCGATATCGACGGCGTCGCCACCTACGCCAGCGAGGAGCGCGAGTCCCTCGCGACGGCCGACGGCCGTCTCCACGTCGCCATGGACCCCCTCGACGGCTCCTCGAACCTGGTCCCCAACAGCGGCATGGGCACCATCTTCGGCGTCTACAGCGAGCGCCCCCCGACGTCGGGCCGGAACCTGCTTGCCGCCGGGTTCGTCATCTACGGGCCGGCGACGACCATGGTGGTCGCCCGGGACGGCCACGTCCGCGAGTACATCGTCGAAGCGGGCGAGCAGCGCCTGGTCGACGACGACGTGACCCTCCCCGAGGACCCGACGGTGTTCGGGTTCGGCGGCGGCGAGGACTCCTGGACCGACTCTTTCACCGGCTACGCCGACGAGATCCGCCAGGAACTCAAACTCCGCTACGGCGGCGCGATGATAGCGGACATCAGCCAGGTGCTCTCCTACGGCGGCGTCTTCGCGTACCCGGCGCTGCAGTCCCGGCCCGAGGGCAAGCTCCGTATCCAGTTCGAGGGCCAACCCATGGCCTACGTCATCGAGACGGCGGGCGGCCGCTCCAGCGACGGTACCCAGTCGCTGCTCGAGCCGGAGCCAGCCACGCTGCACGAGCGGACGCCGCTGCACCTCGGCAACGCGGCGCTCATCGATCGACTCGAGGCCTCGCTTCAGTAA
- a CDS encoding PKD domain-containing protein, giving the protein MLVALVALPAFTGTVAAADTEAPEWGTATKGNATTIEVTVYDNGAVDTGSITSDDFLLSSGTVENVTVTSINASGANRTGARVSLHLAERLNVNNVTVGLRSGAAIADEAGNTLTDGTVTATGMDTVTPRYQAFETTRVNSSTVEMAITVNERLGNLTLSIGGPQIDTLYRSNFSVDVDGSVTYTTRYTFPEEGEYSLILLSVVDRHDNAIRFGHQRTFRYDGSAPTVTVAGPTDATVGESVTVTANATDDQGIESYRWRVDGGTILPGDSVTVAFASPGTHELTVEVTDPFGNTAVETHRVAVVGAGIDGSANVRKPGARRAVVNLTGTGTAQRITRANGSLVTGANASVERIRATFPTNETVRLDVRARDRTPPSFATATGEVGLVRFDLEHGNATASGVTFTFAVPTAALNATDTDPASVTLYRDEGGWVPLETAVVDRTGSRVIYQASSPGLSTFVVGTGEVTPASGPESDATVQARAQSTPAPTESGDPDVVVTNVTVSPETLSAGDQAVVTVVLANRGTATGDRRVVVVLNGSVLTSRTVTVPAGETRTTEFARTVPEGGTLAVANRRVANVSSGGGGPSLPSLSLPDLGVPSPLALWPGGIVGTILSAVVGLVVVVYGVLKALAIYLGY; this is encoded by the coding sequence GTGCTGGTGGCGCTCGTCGCCCTCCCGGCGTTCACCGGGACCGTCGCGGCCGCCGACACCGAGGCCCCCGAGTGGGGGACAGCCACGAAGGGCAACGCGACGACCATCGAGGTCACCGTCTACGACAACGGGGCGGTAGACACCGGCAGCATCACCAGCGACGACTTCCTGCTGTCGAGCGGGACCGTCGAGAACGTCACGGTGACGTCCATCAACGCCTCCGGCGCGAACCGGACGGGCGCGCGGGTGTCGCTGCACTTAGCCGAGCGTCTGAACGTGAACAACGTCACCGTCGGTCTCCGAAGCGGCGCGGCCATCGCCGACGAGGCAGGCAACACGCTCACCGACGGGACGGTGACCGCGACGGGGATGGACACGGTGACGCCACGCTACCAGGCCTTCGAGACGACGCGGGTGAACAGCTCGACCGTCGAGATGGCGATCACGGTCAACGAGCGCCTGGGCAACCTCACGCTCTCCATCGGTGGCCCACAGATAGACACGCTCTACCGCTCGAACTTCAGCGTCGACGTGGACGGCTCGGTGACCTACACCACCCGGTACACGTTCCCGGAGGAGGGGGAGTACTCCCTGATCTTGCTCTCGGTGGTCGACCGTCACGACAACGCAATCAGGTTCGGCCACCAGCGGACGTTCAGGTACGACGGGTCGGCGCCCACCGTCACCGTCGCGGGACCGACCGACGCGACGGTCGGCGAGTCAGTCACCGTCACCGCGAACGCGACCGACGACCAGGGCATCGAGTCCTACCGGTGGCGCGTCGACGGCGGTACCATCCTCCCGGGCGACTCCGTGACGGTGGCGTTCGCCAGTCCCGGGACCCACGAGCTCACCGTCGAGGTGACAGACCCGTTCGGGAACACGGCCGTCGAGACACACCGGGTGGCGGTCGTCGGTGCCGGCATCGACGGGTCCGCCAACGTCAGGAAGCCCGGCGCCCGGCGCGCCGTCGTGAACCTGACCGGCACCGGGACCGCACAGCGAATCACGCGCGCGAACGGGTCGCTCGTGACCGGCGCGAACGCCTCGGTAGAGCGCATCCGGGCGACGTTCCCGACGAACGAGACGGTCAGACTGGACGTCCGGGCCAGAGACCGGACCCCACCGTCGTTCGCGACGGCCACCGGCGAGGTGGGCCTGGTCCGGTTCGACCTCGAACACGGCAACGCCACCGCCAGCGGCGTCACGTTCACGTTCGCCGTCCCGACGGCGGCGCTGAACGCCACCGACACGGACCCGGCGAGCGTCACGCTCTACCGCGACGAGGGCGGGTGGGTCCCGCTGGAGACGGCCGTCGTCGACCGCACCGGTTCGCGGGTGATCTACCAGGCGTCCTCGCCCGGCCTCTCGACGTTCGTCGTCGGCACCGGGGAAGTCACTCCCGCGAGCGGCCCCGAATCCGACGCGACGGTGCAGGCACGGGCACAGTCGACGCCCGCACCGACCGAGAGTGGCGACCCGGACGTCGTCGTCACGAACGTCACCGTCTCGCCCGAAACGCTGTCGGCGGGCGACCAGGCGGTCGTGACCGTCGTCCTGGCGAACCGTGGTACCGCGACCGGAGACCGCCGCGTCGTCGTCGTCCTGAACGGGAGCGTGCTCACGAGTCGGACGGTGACGGTGCCGGCCGGCGAGACGCGGACGACCGAGTTCGCGCGGACGGTGCCGGAGGGCGGGACGCTGGCCGTGGCGAACCGGCGGGTCGCGAACGTCAGTTCGGGCGGGGGCGGCCCGTCGCTCCCGTCACTCTCGCTGCCCGACCTGGGCGTGCCCAGTCCGCTGGCGCTGTGGCCCGGCGGCATCGTCGGGACGATTCTCTCGGCAGTCGTCGGGCTGGTTGTCGTCGTCTACGGCGTCCTGAAGGCGCTCGCGATATACTTAGGTTACTGA
- a CDS encoding acyl-CoA carboxylase subunit beta — translation MKVRIAAEASRDEASAIAAAVAEHVGESVEVYVGDAQEPTLVREVLESDDAGTTADGDLGPTEREARLREEIADIERGGPEKYRERLAERGKLFVRDRLRLWFGEDGLDFEDGRFANFDSWHPDSPDVEDADPDIRLPADGLVTGAGTLDGRQVHVGANDFTVKAGSVAARGVEKFIRLQERALKTGRPALYLVDSSGGRIDEQRGFFANREGIGKFYYNHSRISGVVPQICVLYGPCIAGAAYTPVFSDFTVMVRGMSALAIASPRMVEMVTGEDVDLQELGGPDVHAKYSGSADLVADDEEHARDLVAQLVTYLPDNCEERPPRREGTRPAHSPSELDAVVPAEPNKGYDMRRVIERVVDADSFFELQPEYGREVLTGFARIDGRSVGVVANQPNHRAGAIFPDSARKAAEFVWKCDAFNVPLLYLCDTPGFMAGSGVEKEGILEAGKKMIYATSEATVPKQCVVVRKAYGAGIYAMSGPAYDPESTIALPSGEIAIMGPEAAINAVYANKLDAIDDPEKRAEREQELREAYREDIDAHRMASEVVIDEIVPPSDLRAELAARFEMYETVDKDRPEKKHGTIL, via the coding sequence ATGAAGGTTCGCATCGCTGCGGAGGCCAGCCGGGACGAGGCCTCGGCCATCGCCGCCGCGGTCGCCGAACACGTCGGCGAGAGCGTCGAGGTGTACGTCGGCGACGCCCAGGAACCGACGCTGGTCCGGGAGGTCCTCGAGTCTGACGACGCGGGCACGACGGCCGACGGGGACCTCGGCCCGACCGAGCGCGAGGCCCGCCTGCGCGAGGAGATCGCCGACATCGAACGCGGCGGCCCCGAGAAGTACCGCGAGCGCCTCGCCGAACGGGGGAAGCTGTTCGTCCGCGACCGCCTCAGGCTCTGGTTCGGGGAGGACGGGCTGGACTTCGAGGACGGACGGTTCGCCAACTTCGACAGCTGGCATCCGGACAGCCCCGACGTCGAGGACGCGGACCCCGACATCCGCCTCCCGGCCGACGGCCTCGTCACGGGTGCGGGGACGCTCGACGGCCGGCAGGTCCACGTCGGCGCCAACGACTTCACCGTCAAGGCGGGCTCCGTCGCGGCCCGCGGCGTCGAGAAGTTCATCCGCCTCCAGGAGCGCGCCCTCAAGACCGGCCGGCCGGCGCTGTATCTGGTCGACTCGTCGGGCGGGCGAATCGACGAGCAACGGGGCTTTTTCGCCAACCGCGAGGGCATCGGGAAGTTCTACTACAACCACTCGCGCATCTCGGGGGTCGTCCCCCAGATCTGTGTCCTCTACGGTCCCTGTATCGCCGGGGCGGCCTACACGCCGGTGTTCTCTGACTTCACGGTGATGGTCCGCGGAATGAGCGCGCTCGCCATCGCCTCCCCGCGGATGGTCGAGATGGTCACCGGCGAGGACGTCGACCTGCAGGAACTCGGCGGCCCGGACGTCCACGCGAAGTACTCTGGTAGCGCAGACCTGGTCGCCGATGACGAGGAACACGCCCGCGACCTCGTGGCACAGCTCGTCACGTACCTGCCCGACAACTGCGAGGAGCGCCCGCCGCGTCGGGAGGGGACCCGCCCCGCGCACTCGCCGTCGGAGTTAGACGCCGTCGTGCCGGCCGAACCGAACAAGGGCTACGACATGCGCCGGGTCATCGAGCGCGTCGTCGACGCCGACTCCTTCTTCGAACTCCAGCCGGAGTACGGCAGAGAGGTCCTCACCGGGTTCGCCCGCATCGACGGCCGGTCGGTGGGCGTCGTGGCGAACCAGCCCAACCACCGTGCCGGCGCCATCTTCCCGGATTCGGCGCGCAAGGCCGCCGAGTTCGTCTGGAAGTGCGACGCGTTCAACGTCCCGCTGTTGTACCTCTGTGACACGCCGGGGTTCATGGCCGGCTCCGGTGTCGAGAAGGAGGGCATCCTCGAGGCGGGCAAGAAGATGATCTACGCCACCTCGGAGGCGACGGTGCCAAAGCAGTGTGTCGTCGTCCGCAAGGCCTACGGCGCGGGCATCTACGCGATGTCCGGGCCGGCCTACGACCCCGAGTCGACTATCGCGCTCCCGTCGGGTGAGATCGCGATCATGGGCCCGGAAGCCGCAATCAACGCCGTCTACGCGAACAAACTCGACGCCATCGACGACCCCGAGAAGCGGGCCGAGCGCGAGCAGGAACTCCGCGAGGCCTACCGCGAGGACATCGACGCCCACCGGATGGCCAGCGAGGTGGTCATCGACGAGATCGTCCCGCCGAGCGACCTCCGGGCGGAACTGGCCGCTCGCTTCGAGATGTACGAGACGGTCGACAAGGACCGCCCCGAGAAGAAACACGGGACGATTCTCTGA
- a CDS encoding HAD family hydrolase, with the protein MTDWVVFDFDGTLCTNRSGWTVLAALFGTESESLRRKQAYFDGEMSFDERIERDVRAWRQYDVTKSDVERAAEAVKLMPGTESMLRKLDESGFEFGVLSAGVADLTAKIERFDPAFIVGNELHFENGLLADGETKVSATSKTNWLAKLGAEHGFDPAEITYIGDSNTDIEPFKLVERAILFNPDPALDPTGHEAADVVRESQDLSDLESHF; encoded by the coding sequence GTGACTGATTGGGTAGTTTTCGATTTTGACGGAACGCTCTGTACGAACCGGTCGGGGTGGACCGTTCTCGCTGCACTATTTGGAACAGAATCGGAGTCACTCCGTCGAAAGCAGGCGTACTTTGACGGCGAGATGTCCTTCGACGAACGAATCGAGAGAGACGTGCGTGCCTGGAGACAGTATGACGTCACGAAATCCGACGTCGAGCGGGCTGCAGAGGCCGTTAAACTTATGCCCGGGACGGAGTCGATGCTCCGGAAACTCGACGAATCGGGATTCGAGTTCGGCGTGTTGAGTGCGGGCGTGGCCGACCTGACGGCCAAAATAGAGCGGTTCGACCCAGCGTTTATTGTAGGAAACGAACTGCACTTCGAAAACGGACTGCTCGCAGATGGCGAAACGAAGGTAAGCGCGACATCAAAGACGAATTGGCTGGCCAAGCTGGGTGCTGAACACGGATTCGATCCCGCAGAGATAACCTATATCGGCGACTCGAACACGGACATCGAGCCGTTCAAGCTGGTCGAGAGGGCGATCCTCTTCAATCCCGACCCTGCACTCGATCCGACCGGCCACGAAGCCGCTGACGTGGTCAGGGAGTCACAAGATCTCTCGGATCTTGAAAGCCATTTCTGA
- a CDS encoding DUF5518 domain-containing protein, with product MTDWRAVGIGFVVSIVAGLLAFLLPVVGHIGAGLIGGFAAGYVAGGNIRSGLWHGLLAGAIGGVIVALLFGVVATLVGGIGAGPIGGVAGLSVLVVGVLIAFVLALDSAVGGAVGSLLS from the coding sequence ATGACTGACTGGCGAGCGGTCGGCATCGGGTTCGTTGTAAGCATCGTCGCGGGACTCCTGGCATTCCTCCTCCCGGTCGTCGGCCACATCGGCGCGGGCCTCATCGGGGGCTTCGCCGCGGGCTACGTCGCCGGCGGGAACATCCGGAGCGGGCTGTGGCACGGGCTCCTGGCCGGCGCGATCGGTGGCGTGATCGTCGCACTCCTGTTCGGCGTCGTCGCCACCCTCGTCGGCGGCATCGGGGCTGGCCCCATCGGCGGGGTGGCGGGGCTGAGCGTCCTCGTGGTTGGCGTCCTCATCGCGTTCGTGCTCGCCCTGGACTCGGCCGTCGGTGGCGCCGTCGGGTCGCTGCTATCCTGA
- a CDS encoding DoxX family membrane protein: protein MIVARTREALRRWDADTLARVGLGVMLLLAGAHKLLDPASWAAYVVAWLEPWLVVTPVRFMLANGVLELGFGAALIADRHTTAAAAVGAVSLAATTLYLLVVGVTQGGVFLDVMVRDVGLTALAAAVLVRSLE from the coding sequence ATGATCGTCGCGCGCACCCGTGAGGCGCTCCGAAGGTGGGACGCCGACACGTTGGCCCGTGTCGGGCTCGGTGTGATGTTGCTTCTCGCCGGTGCCCACAAACTGCTCGACCCCGCGTCGTGGGCCGCCTACGTCGTCGCCTGGCTCGAACCCTGGCTCGTCGTCACGCCGGTCCGGTTCATGCTCGCCAACGGGGTGCTGGAACTGGGGTTCGGCGCGGCGCTGATCGCGGACCGGCACACGACGGCGGCCGCGGCCGTCGGCGCAGTCTCGCTGGCCGCGACGACGCTGTACCTCCTCGTGGTCGGGGTGACACAGGGTGGTGTCTTCCTCGACGTGATGGTCCGGGACGTGGGGCTGACGGCACTCGCGGCCGCCGTCCTGGTGCGCTCACTCGAGTGA
- a CDS encoding MaoC family dehydratase: MAGKYFEAFTEGETIVHETRRTISESDNQRFCDLSMNQQPLHLDAEFAADTQFGERVVNGLYTLSLAVGLTVPDTTDGTIVANLGYDDVEHPAPVFHGDTVRAETTVTETRLTSDEERGVVTMEVEVYRQDDTLVCSFERTALVERSLE; the protein is encoded by the coding sequence ATGGCCGGCAAGTACTTCGAGGCGTTCACCGAGGGCGAGACCATCGTCCACGAGACGCGCCGCACCATAAGCGAGAGCGACAACCAGCGCTTCTGTGACCTGTCGATGAACCAGCAACCGCTCCACCTGGACGCCGAGTTCGCCGCCGACACGCAGTTCGGCGAGCGCGTCGTCAACGGCCTCTACACGCTGTCGCTCGCCGTCGGGCTCACCGTCCCGGACACGACGGACGGGACCATCGTGGCGAACCTCGGCTACGACGACGTCGAGCACCCCGCGCCGGTCTTCCACGGCGACACCGTCCGGGCCGAGACGACGGTGACGGAGACGCGACTCACGAGCGACGAGGAACGGGGCGTGGTCACGATGGAAGTCGAGGTCTACCGGCAGGACGACACCCTCGTCTGTTCGTTCGAGCGGACGGCGCTGGTCGAGCGGTCGCTGGAGTGA